Genomic segment of Veillonella parvula DSM 2008:
ATACACGTAGACAAGAAAAATATATAAGATTATATATAATATATATATATATAAATAGTAAAATCTAAAGAATTTCCATAGAAAGCATTCGATTTACTTACAAAACTGCGTTATAATTATTGTAGCATTAATATTTTTCAATGTCTTACATCACAGATATATTATATAGTGTAATTTTTTTTGTGAATGTGATGTAAAACACACATATTCTGAAATTAATAAGTTATAATAATCATATATATACGAAAAAGTATATAGTATACGTACTTTTACTATAAATAGATTAGTATAACTAATGGATTTTGTTATAAAAGTACTGTGGAGTGATAATGGTATGGATCAAAAATTAATTAACCAATTGCTTGCTTTGCCGGGTGAGGAACTACATCTTAAAAAAGGTGATTTTCTCTTCCGTGAGGGGGACAAGGCAGAATACTTTTACGTAGTAGTAAAAGGTAGAATGAGCATTAAGAAGTTCGAAGCTAGCGGGCACATTTTTGCGTTGCGTTTAGTAGGGCCGAATAATGTAATTGGTGAGGTTCCGTTGTATGAGGAGAACACTAGAACATATGTGTTCAACGCCATTGCTCGGGAGGATTGCTCTGTTTATTGTATACGCTATGATGTGTTGGAAGGGGCTATTGCAAAAGACCATTCATTGGCTATTGCAATGATGAAAATCTACACTTTACATATGCGTCGTCAACAGGCAAAATACCGGGACTTGCTACTTTACGGCAAGAAGGGAGCATTCTATTCTACCTTGTTGCGCTTAGCCAATAGTTATGGTGTAAAGCGCGAGGATGGTATCTTTATTGATATTGCCCTAACAAATCAAGAATTGGCTGAGTTTGCTGCCACATCAAGAGAAAGTTTAAATCGCATGTTAAGTGAGTTACGTAAGTTAGGCTATGTAGCCTATGACAAACACCATCTAGTAATCTGTGATTTTGACGCTTTAATCGGATTACTTGATTTAGAGGTTGATAGTATTGACCCTAATATTAGTAATATCGAATAACAGGATTTTCTCCCTTGTGTTAGCACATCTAGCACAAGGGATTTTTTTGTAGTTTTGAAGGAGGACATGAGATGAGCTTGTTGTCTCAAAAGTTTAAGTTTCTTCGCAAGAAGGAAGTATCTCCAAACGGCCATCAAATCACAGAAGATGGAGGTCGTGAATGGGAAAATTATTATCGTGACCGTTGGTCTTACGATAAAGTTGTCCGCACAACGCATGGCGTAAACTGTACTGGTTCTTGTAGCTGGAATATTTATGTCAAAAACGGTGTTGTAGCCTGGGAAAATCAAGCAATTGACTACCCTGAAACACCAGATGATATGCCAGATTATGAACCACGTGGGTGCCCTCGTGGTGCAACATTCTCTTGGTATCTTTATAGCCCTTTGCGCGTAAAATATCCTTATGTACGTGGCGAATTGGTCGAGCTTTGGAGAGAAGCGAAGAAGCATGCTAAGAATCCAATCGAAGCTTGGAAATCTATCGTAGAAGATCCTGAAAAAGCGAAAAAATATAAGTCAGCCCGTGGTATGGGTGGCTTTGTGCGCTCCACATGGGATGAAGCAACAGAAATTACTGCAGCATCCTTACTATATACAGCAAAAACATATGGCCCTGACCGCAACGCAGGATTCTCTGTAATTCCTGCGATGTCCATGTTGTCCTATGCAGCAGGGGCTCGTTTCCTTAACTTGATGGGTGGCACACCATTGTCCTTCTATGACTGGTATGCCGATTTGCCACCTTCCAGCCCTCAAGTTTGGGGTGAACAAACTGATACACCTGAATCTGGTGACTGGTATAATGCTGGTTACATCATGACGTGGGGTTCTAACGTACCGTTGACCCGTACGCCAGATGCTCACTTCTTGACAGAGGTTCGTTATAAAGGTACTAAAGTAGTATCCGTGTCTCCTGACTATGCGGAATCTACAACTTCTTCCGATGCATGGCTCAATGTAAAAGCTGGTACCGATGCGGCTCTTGCAATGGCAATGGGTCACGTTATCCTAAAAGAATATTACATCGACAAAGAAACTCCATACTTCAAAGAGTATGCAAAAGAGTTCACAGATATGCCATTCCTTGTACGCGTTGAAGATATCAACGGCACAGTTCAACCAGGCCGTTTCTTGAATGCTAAGGACTTAGGTCGCCAAGAGGAAGGCGCTGACTTCCAAATGGTATTGATTGATGAATTAACAAATGAAATCGTTGTACCTAATGGTACAATGGGTGAACGTCACACGAACCCACAAAAATGGAATTTACGACTTGAAAATCGCGACACAGGAGCTAAAATTGATCCTCGCTTATCCGTGTTTGATCAACGGGAAGATGTGACGATTGTTAAATTGCCGTACTTTGGTGATGAAGAGCACGAAGGTGTTATTGAACGTGCTATTCCTACTATTACGGTACAAACTGCAGATGGTCCTGTGAAAGTAACTACAGTGTATGACCTCATTCTTGCTAACTACGGTATTGACCGTGGTATCGGTGGTGAAGTGGCTACAAGCTATACTGATGACACTCCATACACACCTACATGGCAAGAAAAAATCACTGGCGTAAAAGCGGACATTGCTATTGCTACAGCACGTGAATTTGCAGATAATGCTGAAAAAACGAAAGGTCGTTCCATGATTATCATGGGCGGTGGTATCAACCACTGGTACCATGCCGATGTTATTTACCGTACTATTTTGAACCTTATCATGTTCTGTGGTACAGAAGGCGTTAATGGCGGTGGTTGGGCCCACTACGTAGGTCAAGAAAAGCTTCGTCCTGTTGAAGGTTGGGGTGGTATCATGACTGCCAATGACTGGAGTAAGGCTCCTCGTTTGCAAAATGGTACATCTTGGTTCTACTTTGCTACAGAACAATATCGTTCTGACTGCATCGACTTGGCAGACCGCGTATCTAAATTGGCTAAACCTCGCTATCGTCATCCTGGGGATTACAACGTCTTAGCAGCTCGTTTAGGTTGGTTGCCATCCTATCCTACTTTCAATAAAGGTAGCCAAGAATTGATTAATGATGCTCGTGCAGCCGGTGCTAGTACAGAAGCGGAAATCAACCAATATGTGGCACAAGCCTTGAAAAATAAAGATTTACAATTCTGTGTAGAGGATCCAGCAGCTAAAGAAAACCATCCACGTAACTTGTTTGTATGGCGTGCGAACCTTATCGGTTCTTCTTCTAAAGGCCACGAATACTTCTTGAAACATTTATTAGGCACAAAAAATGCCGTATTGGAAGATGATGATGCTCCTACACGTCCAGAAGAAATTAAATGGCGTGAAGCAGATGGTGCGGGTAAGCTTGATCTCTTAATTGATATTGACTTCCGTATGGCGTCTACAGGTTTATATTCTGATATCGTGTTCCCCGCAGCTACATGGTATGAAAAAGAGGACTTGTCTTCTACGGACATGCATCCATATGTACATGTATTCCAAGCAGCTGTTGATTGCGCATGGGAAACTAAATCCGACTGGGATACATTCCGCACCCTTGCAGAAACAGTATCTCGCGTAGCAAAAGAATCTGGCTTTACAGAATATGAAGATATTGTAGCTACCCCACTTGGCCATGATAGCCCAGGCGAAGTAGCGCAACCAGAAGGTAAAGTTCTTGATTGGAGTAAAGGCGAATGTGAACCAATCCCTGGTAAAACAATGCCGAACCTCGTTCATGTAAAACGCGATTACAGTCAGATCTTTGAAAAATACATTGCTTTAGGACCTAATATCGAAAATAAAATGGGTGCTCACGGTTTGGCGTGGGATGTATCTGACGAATATCAAACATTGTATGGTCAAAATGGTACGATTGATAATCCAGACTTCATTTCTCATGGCCGTCCAAGCATTTACGAATGTAAGGAAGCTTGTAATGTTGTATTAACATTATCTTCTTGTACAAATGGTAAATTAGCGGTTCGTTCTTGGAAAGCGATGGAAGAAAAAACAGGTCTTTCTGGGCTTGAAAAGAATGCAAAAGGTCGCGAACAAGAAAAGATTACTTTCGATGACATGGTTCGTCAACCACGCTTTATCATTAGCTCTGTAACAAGTACAGGTAAGAACGATAAAAACCGTCGTTATTCCCCATTTACAACATCTACAGAAGATAAGGTACCATTCCGTACTGTAACAGGTCGTCAATCGTTCTATTGTGATCATGAAATGATGCGCGACTATGGCGAAGCTATGGCAGTGTACAAACCTGTATTGTCATATAAACCAGTACAAGGTGATTATAAACAAGAAGGTATTCCAGAAATTACATTGAAATACTTAACTCCACATAATAAGTGGTCTACACATAGTATGTACTTTGATAGCCAACAAATGTTGACATTATTCCGCGGTGGCCAAACAATTTGGCTTAACGAAGATGATGCAGCAGAAATTGGTGTTAAAGATAACGACTGGGTAGAAGCTTTCAATAAAAATGGTGTAGTTGCAGCTCGTGCAGTTGTATCTCCACGTATTCCTCGTGGCATTTCTTATATGCATCACTCCCAAGACCGTCACATCAACGTTCCTGGTACGCAAGTTAAGAAAGATCGTCGCGGTGGTACACACAATGCGCCAACTCATATTCACATGAAGCCGACACACATGATCGGCGGTTATGGTCAATTGAGCTATGGCTTTAACTACTATGGCCCAACTGGTAACCAACGTGATATGACAATTGTGGCTCGTAAATTGAAGGAGGTGGATTGGCTTGAAGATTAAAGCTCAAGTATCCATGGTCCTAAATTTGGACAAGTGTTTAGGCTGTCATACATGCTCTATTACTTGTAAAAATACATGGACGAACCGCGAAGGCGCGGAATATATGTACTTTAATAACGTGGAAACCCGCCCTGGCGTGGGTTACCCACGTAATTGGGAAAACCAAGAGAAATGGAAGGGTGGCTGGACTCTCGATAAAAGCGGTAATTTGGCGCTTTCCACAGGCTCTAAAGGCTCTCGATTGATGAAGTTGTTCTATCATCCAGAACAACCAGAAATTACGGATTACTTTGAACCTTGGACATACGATTATGAAACATTAATTCATACCGGTCGTAAAAATAATCAACCTGTAGCACGTCCTCGTTCTTTGTTAACAAAGCAAAAAATGGAAGTAACATGGGGCCCTAACTGGGATGATGATTTGGCTGGTGGTCATCATGCACGGGAAGATGTGAACTTGGCTAAGATGGGTGATGATATCGTATTTGACTACGAAGAAGTATTCATGCGTTATTTACCACGTCTTTGTAACCACTGTTTGAATCCTGCATGTGTAGCAGCATGTCCATCCGGTGCTATCTACAAGCGTGATGAAGATGGTGTTGTACTTGTTTCTCAAGATGTATGCCGCGGTTGGAGACATTGCGTTCCATCTTGCCCATACAAAAAAATCTTCTATAACTGGGAAACGAATAAAGCTGAAAAATGTGTATTCTGTTACCCTCGTTTGGAAAATGGTCTGCCTCAAATATGCGCTGAAACATGTGTAGGTCGTATGCGCTATGTTGGTGTAGTCTTATACGATATGGACAAAGTTCAAGAAATGGCAGCTACGAAGGATGAACAAGACATCTACCAAAATACAGTAGATTTAATCTTGGACCCTAATGATCCAGAGGTTATTAAAGCCGCTCGCGAAGCAGGTATCTCTGAAGCATTCTTGAAAGCAGCTAAAAAATCTCCTGTTTACAAGCTTGTAAAAGAATGGGGCGTTGCATTGCCATTGCATCCAGAGTATC
This window contains:
- a CDS encoding Crp/Fnr family transcriptional regulator, which produces MDQKLINQLLALPGEELHLKKGDFLFREGDKAEYFYVVVKGRMSIKKFEASGHIFALRLVGPNNVIGEVPLYEENTRTYVFNAIAREDCSVYCIRYDVLEGAIAKDHSLAIAMMKIYTLHMRRQQAKYRDLLLYGKKGAFYSTLLRLANSYGVKREDGIFIDIALTNQELAEFAATSRESLNRMLSELRKLGYVAYDKHHLVICDFDALIGLLDLEVDSIDPNISNIE
- a CDS encoding nitrate reductase subunit alpha is translated as MSLLSQKFKFLRKKEVSPNGHQITEDGGREWENYYRDRWSYDKVVRTTHGVNCTGSCSWNIYVKNGVVAWENQAIDYPETPDDMPDYEPRGCPRGATFSWYLYSPLRVKYPYVRGELVELWREAKKHAKNPIEAWKSIVEDPEKAKKYKSARGMGGFVRSTWDEATEITAASLLYTAKTYGPDRNAGFSVIPAMSMLSYAAGARFLNLMGGTPLSFYDWYADLPPSSPQVWGEQTDTPESGDWYNAGYIMTWGSNVPLTRTPDAHFLTEVRYKGTKVVSVSPDYAESTTSSDAWLNVKAGTDAALAMAMGHVILKEYYIDKETPYFKEYAKEFTDMPFLVRVEDINGTVQPGRFLNAKDLGRQEEGADFQMVLIDELTNEIVVPNGTMGERHTNPQKWNLRLENRDTGAKIDPRLSVFDQREDVTIVKLPYFGDEEHEGVIERAIPTITVQTADGPVKVTTVYDLILANYGIDRGIGGEVATSYTDDTPYTPTWQEKITGVKADIAIATAREFADNAEKTKGRSMIIMGGGINHWYHADVIYRTILNLIMFCGTEGVNGGGWAHYVGQEKLRPVEGWGGIMTANDWSKAPRLQNGTSWFYFATEQYRSDCIDLADRVSKLAKPRYRHPGDYNVLAARLGWLPSYPTFNKGSQELINDARAAGASTEAEINQYVAQALKNKDLQFCVEDPAAKENHPRNLFVWRANLIGSSSKGHEYFLKHLLGTKNAVLEDDDAPTRPEEIKWREADGAGKLDLLIDIDFRMASTGLYSDIVFPAATWYEKEDLSSTDMHPYVHVFQAAVDCAWETKSDWDTFRTLAETVSRVAKESGFTEYEDIVATPLGHDSPGEVAQPEGKVLDWSKGECEPIPGKTMPNLVHVKRDYSQIFEKYIALGPNIENKMGAHGLAWDVSDEYQTLYGQNGTIDNPDFISHGRPSIYECKEACNVVLTLSSCTNGKLAVRSWKAMEEKTGLSGLEKNAKGREQEKITFDDMVRQPRFIISSVTSTGKNDKNRRYSPFTTSTEDKVPFRTVTGRQSFYCDHEMMRDYGEAMAVYKPVLSYKPVQGDYKQEGIPEITLKYLTPHNKWSTHSMYFDSQQMLTLFRGGQTIWLNEDDAAEIGVKDNDWVEAFNKNGVVAARAVVSPRIPRGISYMHHSQDRHINVPGTQVKKDRRGGTHNAPTHIHMKPTHMIGGYGQLSYGFNYYGPTGNQRDMTIVARKLKEVDWLED
- the narH gene encoding nitrate reductase subunit beta, encoding MKIKAQVSMVLNLDKCLGCHTCSITCKNTWTNREGAEYMYFNNVETRPGVGYPRNWENQEKWKGGWTLDKSGNLALSTGSKGSRLMKLFYHPEQPEITDYFEPWTYDYETLIHTGRKNNQPVARPRSLLTKQKMEVTWGPNWDDDLAGGHHAREDVNLAKMGDDIVFDYEEVFMRYLPRLCNHCLNPACVAACPSGAIYKRDEDGVVLVSQDVCRGWRHCVPSCPYKKIFYNWETNKAEKCVFCYPRLENGLPQICAETCVGRMRYVGVVLYDMDKVQEMAATKDEQDIYQNTVDLILDPNDPEVIKAAREAGISEAFLKAAKKSPVYKLVKEWGVALPLHPEYRTLPMVWYVPPLSPILQRVTSDVYLPDAHEMRVPVQYLANMFTAGNTDILARVLQRILDMREYMRRRETGDEAIAHEVDLTEEQMYAMYKLLALSKYNDRFVIPSDVNVSREGRLEMQHNRGFACPTGGCHNG